The Flavobacteriales bacterium genome segment AGTTCTACCTGAAGGATGAAGGTGTTTATCATCTGCACAAGTCATCAGGCGAAAAACTGAGCAGTTCTGATATGGTTTCTTTGTGGAAAGATTGGTCTTCGAAATATCCGATCGTATCGATTGAAGACGGTTTGGATGAGAACGACTGGGATGGTTGGAAGCAACTGACAGACACGATCGGAGATAAAGTTCAGCTGGTGGGCGATGACCTTTTTGTGACAAATGTGGAGCGTCTGAGCCGAGGAATTGAGAATGGTGTGGCCAACTCAATTTTGGTGAAAGTGAACCAGATCGGTTCGCTGACTGAGACCATCAATGCGGTAAAAATGGCTACAGCTAACAGATATACTTCCGTTATGAGCCACCGTTCTGGTGAAACCGAAGATGTGACCATTGCTGACCTTGCTGTGGCTTTGGGAACGGGGCAGATCAAAACAGGCTCTGCATCTCGCTCTGATCGTATCGCTAAGTACAATCAGTTGCTTCGTATTGAAGAGTTGCTTGGCGAGGAAGCCCAGTTCCTTGGCAAGACGATGAGGTACGTCAAGAATCGCTGATTCGCTTCAACGGGTAAACCGTGATTCCATCCTTATCGAAGATCGGTTCTTCCAAGAATTGACTGATTCCTTCTGATTTTCTCACATGATCCGTGTTGGAGTAGAGGTACTTTGCACCGTGCTCAATGTGGTCTTTCAACTCTTCGGTGGTCAGCCAATCCTGCTCAAACGTCCATCCCTTTTTATGTATGTGATAAAGAAAAATGTGAGTAGAAGGGTCATTTCCTACCACGACCAATGCATCATCAGGAATCAGATTCCGCAATTCTTCTTTGTGTTCGAGAATGGCTTTTTCATTTCCCATCGGAGTCCACCGTCCAATGGCCCTCAAGTAAGCCGTCAACGGAAGTATCAGCAATGCGATCAACCCAACGTATCGGAGCCACATCTGTCTGCTGAGAATGACCCGTTTTGCACCAGCGGTTACCAGTAAGAATATGATTGGAAGGAAAGGAAACAGGTAGTAATCGTGCGCCATTCCTATCATGTTCACTTCGTAGAGATAATACAGCAGTACAGATCCGAAGATGAATATTTCCGAAGCGTAAAGCTTCAAAAAGTCCTTTGTCTGAAAGAGCACGATAAAACCTACTATGAAAAACAGAACAGCGGCATAGTTCACGAAGAGTTCGGGAAGTAGCGAATGAAATACGCCCCAAATGTTGTTGAATGCAGATGCGGAATCGAATGACGCCTCGGCTCCAACGCCACCGATCAAAGCCGTGTTCTTCCATTGCGGAATCACCCAAGCATACCAAGCAATAGCAGGAAGCATGGTTGCGATAAGGATTGACGCATGCAGAATGGATTTAGCTGGAGATTTTCTCAGGTTTTGAATGAACACAGGAATGTATCCAGCACCGAAAAGAATAAAGGGCAGTTTGACCGCTGTGGCCAATGCCAAGAAGATGCCGAAACCAGCCAATTGGCGAACCAAACCGTTTTGTTGATACCGTTTCAGAAAGCTCAGACTCCAAATGCCGAAGCAAAGCGCAAGATTGTCTGGAAGCGGATTTACAGCGTAATAAAAGAATACAGGCGACCACGAAAGACACCACATGCCGATTGAACTTACGGTATCGGAAAGACCGTAAGCTTTCAGCAGGCGGTAAAAGCCGATGCCGCTGAAAATGGAAATGATGAATGTGAGCGCACGGGCAATTGTCAGATTATCTCCAAACAGACGGTAAAACCATGCGAAAACCCATTGCATCAGCGGAAATTCCATTCGGAAAATGCCATCGCCATCGCCACGCGAGTTGATGCGTGGGTTCAGAATATTCATGTCTTCGAAGACGAAATTCTCGACAACCGTCATGGTCTGCGTTTGTCGCCAAGCATGAATTCCCATGATGTCCAACTGCCAAATGCTCCAATGCAATGCGATTCCAAGTACCACAATGGTGGCAAGTACGTACGGAAAACGGAAGAAACGTGACATCGAGCGAATTTAAACAAGTCGCGCTGCTTGTGGTTATTTTCGCACAGATGGGATATCGTTCGCTTGAGCAGTGTGTCAAAGACCTTGAAAAGCACGGTCATTTGGTTCGGATAACCGAAGAGGTCGATCCGAATTTGGAAATGGCCGCCATCCATTTGCGGGTTTTTGAGAACAACGGCCCAGCGTTGCTTTTCGAGAATGTGAAAGACTCCAAGTATCGCGCGGTTTCTAACCTGTTCGGGTCTCTTGAGCGTAGCCGATTCATTTTCCGCGATTCGTTGGAAAGAGTGAAGCGTTTGGTTCAGATGAAAGGCGACCCATCGCTCCTCATGAAGAATCCATCTTGGATCATTTCCGCCTTACAAGGAGGTATTGACGCATTGCCTTTTCAATGGAAGAGCAGTTTCGAGGAAGTTTCTATCTCCGATCTGCCGCAGATAAAATGCTGGCCAGATGATGGCGGTCCGTTCGTAACGCTGCCGCAAGTTTATTCGGAAGACATTGACCGATCAGGAATCATGAATTCCAACTTGGGAATGTATCGCGTTCAGTTGGGTGGAAACGATTATGTGCAGAACAAGGAAATTGGTCTGCATTACCAATTGCATCGCGGCATCGGGATTCATCAGACCAAAAGTAACAACGCGGGGCAGCCGCTCAAAGTGGCCGTGTTCGTTGGTGGACCGCCTTCACATTCGTTTGCAGCTGTAATGCCATTGCCAGAAGGATTACCAGAGGTTGCTTTTGCAGGTGCGTTGGGTGGTAGGAATTTCCGCTATTTCAAGCAGGATGGTTTCACCGTTTCTGCGGATGCCGATTTTGTCATTCTCGGTGAGGTTTATCCCATGGAAAACAAACCTGAAGGACCGTTCGGTGATCACTTAGGTTACTATAGTCTGAAGCACGATTTCCCGCTAATGCGGGTGAAAAAAGTTCTTGCCAAGAAGAATGGAATTTGGGCGTTTACGGTGGTTGGTCGGCCACCACAGGAAGACACCAGTTTCGGTGCGTTGATCCACGAGATCACGGGAGCTATTCTTCCGCAGACCATTCCTGGATTGCACGAAGTGAATGCTGTTGATGCTGCGGGAGTTCATCCGTTGCTTTTGGCGGTTGGAAGTGAGCGCTACACGCCTTATTTGGAAGTGAAGCAACCGCAGGAATTGCTCACAACAGCCAATGCCATTTTGGGTTTCAATCAGATGTCATTGGCCAAGTTCCTTTTCATCATTGCAAAAGATGAGAATTCGCCAAGTTCTAAAGACGAAAAGGCGTTTTTCAAATACGTTTTAGAGCGATTTGATCCAACGCGCGATCTGCATTTTCAGACCAGAACGACCATCGATACGCTCGATTACAGCGGAACGGATCTGAACAGCGGTTCCAAGTTGGTGGTAGCTGCTGTCGGTTCTAAAAAGAGAGAATTAGCCACGGAAGTTCCTGAGTTGAATCTTCCCGATGGGTTCAAGAATCCGAAGGTGGTTTTTGAAGGCGTTCTGGCCATCGAATCCAACAAATATTCAGATGGGTCTGATGTGAAAAAGCTGACGTCAGTTTTGGAGTCTCAGCAAAGGAATCTTGAAGGATTTCCTATGATTGTTTTGGTCGATGACAGCGAATTCGTTGCTCGAACGCTGAACAATTTCCTGTGGGTCACCTTCACACGCAGCAATCCTTCACACGACATTCACGGAGTAGGGGAGTTCATTGAAAACAAACACTGGGGCTGCACAGGTTCTGTGGTTTTTGATGCGCGGATAAAACCCCATCATGCGCCTCCGCTCATCAAAGATCCCGAAGTGGAAAAGCGGGTTGACCGACTTGGGATCAAAGGTGCATCGTTGTACGGAATCATCTGACCCTTCCAATTTACGCACTTCATTTACGTGAATCACGTATCGTCAATTTCCGATATGTGTGAATTTGTCCGAATAGGTTGATGATTGCGGTCTATTCGTAACCTTGAATAATGCTCACCGTTCATCTGCTACTTATTGATCAGCAATCATGAAGACGGAACAAAGACAATGGACTGCGGAAGGCGGTTGGCAGGAGATCAAGATCGAGGACATTGGCGAAACAGCCAATCTCGTATTTGTTTTCGGTGCCAGAAAATTATTGGAAGACGCATCGAAATTCGAGGAGATAAAGTCGATGTATCCATCGGCTCACATCCTGATGGGAAGCACGTCTGGAGAGATATTGGAGGATCTTGTATATGACGATTCTTTGGCGGTAACGGCAGTCGAGTTCGAGAAGACGAGCATCAAGGTCACTTCCATGGATATCAATGATGCCAAGAGCAGTTTTGATGCTGGAGTTCGTTTGGCCAACGAATTGAAAGGCGAAGGACTGTCGCACGTATTTCTGCTTTCGGACGGTTTGCACGTGAACGGAAGCGAGATCGTAAAAGGTGTCAATTCCACGTTGGACGAGAAAGTTCCCTGCACGGGAGGCTTGGCAGGAGATGCGGCCAACTTCGAAAAGACATTGGTCGGTTTGGACGGCCCACCGAAGGAAAACCTGATCGTAGCGGTTGGTTTTTACGGAAGCGACATTGAGGTCGGTTACGGTTCGGTAGGAGGTTGGGACAACTTCGGGGCGGAGCGTTTGGTGACGCGTTCGGAAGGGAATGTTCTCTATGAACTGGATGGTCAGTCGGCATTGGAACTTTACAAAATGTACCTGGGCGATAAGGCTTCGGAACTCCCTGGTTCCGCGCTGCTTTTTCCGCTGGGTTTGAAATTCGATGAAGAATCGGACACGATTGTAAGAACAGTTCTCGGTGTTGATGAGGAGCAGAACAGCATGACCTTCGCTGGCGATATTCCCGAAGGATGCTACGTGAGATTGATGAAGGCCAACTTCGACAAATTGATCGAAGGTGCCAATCTTGCCGCTGAACACACCACGCAAAAAGGAGGAGGTTCTGGTGAAAAACTGGCTCTTTTGATCAGTTGTGTCGGTAGGAAACTTATCTTAGGGCAACGAATTGACGAGGAAGTCGAGGCTGTTCAATCAGTATTGGGAAATGGAACTACTATTACTGGATTTTATTCTTACGGAGAAATTTCGCCTGTTGTTGAATCGGCCCGTTGTGAGTTGCATAATCAAACAATGACAATTACGACCTTTGCCGAGGTATAACCGTGTACAACAGCAAGTTACTCAATAGACAGATACGCAAATATCTGAGAGGTGCCCCCATCCCGAAAGAGATGGAGGGCCTTTTGGCTATTATAAGTGACGCTTACGATCACTACGAGGAGAACTTGGCGCTGCTTCAGCGTGCCATCGAACTGAGTTCCATCGAGCTCAATCAGGCAAAGAACCGTGTCAGCAAGGCATTGGCGCAGCTGAACGAACGGAATGAAGACCTGCTCAGCAGCATCCATTACGCACGACTTATTCAGGAAGCGATTCTTCCATCCGAAGAGCGTTTCAGAAGCTCCATTCCCGAGTCGTTTGTCTTTCACCGACCACGTGATATTGTTAGTGGCGATTTCTACTGGTTGATGGAATATGATGAGAAGATCCTGGTGGCGGCCGTGGACTGTACGGGACACGGAGTGCCAGGCGCGTTCATGTCCATCATCGGGAACAATGCCCTGAATGCGGCTGTGCGTGAAGAAGGTCTGACCACGCCCGCATTGATCCTTGATTCGTTGAACCGAAGCGTAAGTTCCATGCTGAAGCAGCAGGGCGGAACGGTGGAAATGGGGATCAAGGACGGAATGGACATTGCCCTCATCTGTGTCGATTACAAGAATAGGCAGCTACAGTACGCGGGTGCTTACAATCCGCTTTACGTGATGCGAGATGGCAAACTGATCGAGACCAAAGGCGATAAGTTTCCCATTGGGCTGGCGCAGATGGACGACCTTCGACTTTTTACCAATCACACGTTCGAACTGAAGGAAGGTGACATGGTATACATCTTCTCGGACGGTTATCCCGACCAATTCGGTGGCCCACTTGGTAAGAAATTCAAGTACGATAATTTCCGCTCACTCCTTTTCGACATACACGAACTGAGTCCGCGAAGGCAGTTGAAGCAGGTGGAGCGCACGTTTGACGACTGGAAAGGCGACCTTGTTCAGTTGGACGACACGCTGCTTATCGGCATGCGCCTCTAACGGAAGCCTACTTCCATCGAGTAGAGATTAACCCATTCTCCATCCGCAGACCACGGGTAGATTTTCAGCATGTCCACATCGCCATGAGGCAATTTGAGTTTATAGCTGAATACGCCCCAGTTCGGTCCACCAGAACTGAACTGCCGTGCAAAAGGGTCTGATTCCCAGACATATCGGTCGTCTCCGTTCGACTGTTCGTACACGAGTTGGATGCCGCTCGTTTCGCTGATCTCAGAACAGGTGATTCGAACAACGATTTCCGAAACGCCTTTATCGATCAACGGCTGGACGGAGGTTTGGAAGGTCGGTCCGAATAGATTTTCGCCTGTCATCTGAATGTATTTGATGCCAGTTGAATCTTGCTGAACAGCATCGGGATTAACGTTCCAACTGTCTGTTTTTTCGAAGTTCAGTTTTTCAGAGAACGAGAATTCCGACACGCCTTTTCGGAACATCACCACTTCAGAATTGAAATACGTGTCGCGTTTTACTTCAATGGGGAATTTCTCTCGGATGATGGCCTCCACTTCGGGAACTTGATTTATCGTTGACCACGCATAAATGGCGTATTCGTTGGAAGAAGTATCCACCAGCGATTTCAGTTCTGCCAGACCCTTTTCATCGGTTGTTCGATAGAGTGAAAGTTTCAACGGCTCGTTTCTCTCCAAATAATAGTTGATGTAGAAGGGATGATTGAAGTCGCCAATGAGCAAGGCATTGGAATTTACTTCCTTGTTCCAATCGATCACGTCAACGGCCAATTCTTTGAAAACACCGAAGTAATTCGTTCGGAAAAACTGCTTTTCGAAAACGGTGCTCGAAAACGAAACGGTTAGAAGTACAATTGATGCTGCTGTCGTGATCTTCGGTCTGTCATCGTTCCATCCAGCAAAAATGAACACCAACAGAAACGGAAATGAGAAGAGCAGCGTGCTGTTCTGAAGCACAGGATTCACCCATTTAGAATAGGCAAAGCCAACCACAAAGGGAGCGAGGAAGAAAATCAGCGGAAGCCCAATTTTCAAGAAGGATTTCTTGGATTTGCAGAGGAAGTAGCCAGAAATACCAGCAATTGGAATGATGATGAGAACAATCCACGAATCATTGAAAACGTATCGGATGTGTTCCCAAAGCCAATCGTTTTCAGGTTTACTGAGCCACTGACCTACACCGCCTAAACTGAGTTGGTGCAAGAAGATCGGGATGTAAGGGAGGAATAACAGGAAAGCTCCGACCAAGGCAAACAAGTAATTCCGGAGATTCCTTCCCTTGATAAGGAACGTTCCCGAAACGGCCAGCATGGCCGCCACAAAAGCAGCGAAGTAATGCGAGTAGGCACACAAGGCCAAACTCAGCGCAAGCAAGAAATAATCAGCGAGGCTATGTTTCTCCTTCACGATTCTGATCCAGAAGAAGGCCGCCATCAAGGCAAACAACATTCCGAGCGCATACGGCCGAGCAATTCTACTGTAAAGCACAGGGAAGATGAGTGTTGCGAACGTTGCCGAACTGAGCAGACCCGCTGAAGTGCTGACCCACTCTTTCGCTACGCGGAATATGAAATAGACAGAGGCGATTCCTGCCAGAACAAAGGGTAACCGAACTACGAAAACGCTGTTTCCGAACCATTTGGTCATGTACCAGAGAACGACCTGTGCCGCAGGCGGATGACCATCGATACGGACTCCTTCCATGATAAGGTCTCGCAATGAATTGAAGTTCAATCGCGCCAAGGCGCTCAACTCATCGTTGGAGAGCGAGAAATCCCAGAAATTGTAAACACGGAGCGCAGCTCCTACGAATAGGATAATGCCGAGTATGACCTTTTCGGTCTTACCCATTTTTCGAGTTCTGGCGTAAACGCTCGAAAAGGATAATTCCTGTCGCAACCGACACGTTCAACGAACCCGTATTCCCAACCATCGGAATTTTCACGTGGTCATTCACCAATTCCATCAGTCCATCACCGATTCCGTCTTCCTCCGAACCCATGATCAAAGCCAAAGGCCCAGAAAGATTCGCCTCGTAAATCGTTTGATCTGCTTTCTCGGAGACAGCCACAATGCGAAGTCCGCTCTCCTGTAACTGACGAACTTCCGATAGAATGTGTCCGGTTCTACAGATCGGAATATTGAAAATGGCACCAGCGGAGCTTTTTACTGCAAACGAATTGACCTGCGCACTTCCTTTGGTCGGAATGAGAATCGCATCTACGCCAGCACATTCTGCCGAACGGCAAATAGCTCCAAAATTCCCGACATCAGAAACACGGTCGAGTACAAGAATCAGAGGTTCTTTTCCTTCTTCGAACAATCGTTGCACCACGTTCTCCAACTCCTGATACTCGATAGGAGAGAGTAGCGCCACCACACCTTGGTGGTTCTTTCGTGTAAGTCGGCTCAGCTTTTCCTGCGGAACTTCCTGAAACGGAACGCGCAATCGCTTCAGGCTACGCTTGATGTCATTCACGCCTGGATTGGTGGAGCCTTTGCGAAGGAAAACCCGTTCAATTTCCTTCCCGGATTCAACGGCTTCCTGCACTGGGCGAATGCCAAAAATCATATTCTGTTCTGTGTCTCTCTCGCGCATCGCAATAAATGATTTGGTGAAGATAGCTTTGAGCGTTGGCGCAGCAAGCGATCAGGCCTGCAATCTTTTCGAAACCAACTCGTCACACACCTCAAAAAGGCGGCTTGGGCTGAATGTTCGCCAGTTGATGTCCTGAAATAGACCACCCAAATTGATGTAGTAATCGATCTGCGCCTGCTGCATTTCGCGGATCACATGGTCGCGGAAATTGAGGCCGATGATCCAACCGTCTTCCACCTCATCGAACCACTCAGAATAGTATTCTTCATCCGAATAATGGAAGTTGAGGATGTTCTCACCAATGAGAATGAACTTGTTGATTCCTTCGTACATCATGGCTTCGATGATGTCGCGTTTCAGCAACATGATGTCGTTGTACAGCAGGTCGTTCCACTCGCCAATGAATTCAATGATGGCATAACCTTGCTCGTAATCTGCGTACAGCACTTTCAGGAAAAGCGTGGGCGAATCCATGTTGTCCCATTGCGGATGAAGTGCGAAATCGTAGATGTGATCGGTGAATTCGAATTCACTGTACTCGCGACCAAAGAATGGTGAGCGCATGTCTTCCGCTGCGATGTAGTAATCGCGCCAGCGATAATATGGTTCGATGGAATGCATGATGAAAACCCCTTTGCCTACGGCATCTCCCCAAAAGGGAGAAATGGTCAGACGCTGAAATGTGTTTTAATGATGAATTATGTGATGAACAAATTTGTTTACTCTGCGTCTTCGCGTCTTTGTGCGAAATGAAAATCTACCGCTTTGCGAACACTTCCGTGCTCGTTCAGCAACTGCTCCGCGATGGTACGTTCCACACCTGTTTCGTCCATGATCATCCGAACGCCTCGGTCCACCAATTTGTTGTTGCTCAATTGCATGTCAACCATTTTGTTGCCCTTCACGCGGCCAAGCTTGACCATGGTTGTGGTGGTGATCATATTCAGAACCAGTTTCTGAGCTGTTCCCGCTTTCATACGCGTACTTCCAGTTACGAATTCTGGCCCGACAACCACTTCGATAGGAAAGTCTGATGCAGCCGCCATCGGTGAATTATTGTTGCACGAAATACAACCGGTTGTCACACCATTGGCCCTACATTCTTTCAATGCACCTATTACGTATGGTGCAGTTCCCGAAGCACTGATTCCCACAACCACATCTTTATTTGAGATGTCATGTTCTTGAAGGTCTTTCCAGCCTTGTGTTTCGCTGTCTTCAGCAAACTCAACCGCTTTGCGAATGGCAGAATCGCCACCAGCAATAATACCGATCACCAATCCGTGCGGAACACCATACGTAGGCGGACATTCGGATGCATCTACAATTCCTAAACGGCCGCTGGTTCCCGCTCCGATGTAGAACAAACGCCCGCCATTTTCCATCTTGGAAATAACCGTTGCAATCAGTTTTTCAATCTGTGGAATGGCTTTTTCTATGGCAAACGGAACGGTCTTGTCCTCGCGGTTAATGTTGGTCAGCAGTTCGTTGACCGACATGTGTTCCAAGTTGTCGTAGTTGGAACTGGATTCGGTTATTCGGTTGTCCATCAATGACAGTTAAACATGATTGAGCCAAAGAGACTCAGAAATCACAGAACAAAAGAATGTTTATCTGTGAAGACTCCGTGAAAATCTGTGTTTCTGTGGCAATAAAATGTCATATCCATCATCCGAAAATATTCGGAAATCTGTTCGGATCAGCTTCACTCATAATGGCATAAGCTGCTTCAACCATGTCTTCAATACTCGGTTTGCTAAAGTAATCGCCATCCGTTCCGTATGCCGTTCTGTGTGCCTGAGCAGTCAACGTTTTGGGTTCGCTGTCCAAGTAGAAATAACCTTTCTGCTCTTCTACGATCTTCTGTAGAATGTAAGCCGATGCACCTCCGGGAACATCTTCATCAATGACCAACAAACGGTTGGTTTTCTTGAGTGATTCAACAATGGAGTGATTCGTGTCGAACGGAAGGAGAGTCTGTACATCTATCAGCTCTGCAGAAATGCCAGCGTCAGCCAAATCATCACAAGCTTTAATGGCCAAATTCACACAAGAACCATAAGTGACAATTGTAATGTCCGAACCTTCTCGAAGCATTTCGGGAGTACCCAATGGTATTCTGAATGCTCCAAGGTTCGATGGCAGTTTTTCCTTGGTTCGGTAGCCGTTCAATGGCTCAATGATCAATCCTGGATCATCTGATGCCAAAAGCGTGTTGTAGAATCCTGCGGCTTGCGTCATGTTCCGCGGAACGCAAACATGAACACCCCGCAACGCGTTAATGATCATTCCCATTGGAGAACCCGCATGCCAAATCCCTTCCAATCGGTGACCGCGTGTGCGGATGATCATCGGGCATTTCTGACCTCCTTTGGTTCTGTATTGCAGTGAAGCAAGGTCATCGCTCAACGGCTGCAAACCATAAAGTAGGTAGTCCAAGTATTGGATCTCGGCAATTGGACGAAGGCCACGAAGCGCCATACCTATTCCTTGTCCCATGATGCTGGCTTCGCGGATGCCGACATCAAAAATTCGATGTTCTCCGAATTTCTTCTGAAGGCCTTCAAAACCTTGGTTCACACCACCGATGCCTCCAAGATCTTCCCCGAATGCAACTGCTTCCGGACGGGCTGAGAATATAGCATCGAAGTTTTGCAGCAGCACTTCACGGCCGTCAATCATTTTGGCGTCCGCATCATATTCTGGCGCAACGGCTTCCAATTTGGTGGCGCTGTTTGGAGTATCGCTCAGCAGGTAGCTGTTGTAGCGTTCCTTATTCAGTTGCTTCTGTGTGTCCAACCATGATTTCAATTCAGTACGAACCGAGTCATCTTGGTTTTTCAATTGCAACAAGGCTTTGCGCACTGTGCCAATTACTTCTTTTCTGCTTGGTGCAAAACCAGTATTCAGTCCTTTCGAGAGTTCTGAAAGACCTGCTTTTTCGAGCATGGCAATTACCTCATCTCGCTCTGCTTCAATTTCAGAAATGAACGCTTTCCAAGCTGCGTTCTTTTGGTCGCGAGCGGTTTTGGCAGCTTCTTTCTCAATCTCATCACATTCCTCAGAGGTAGCGATTCCTTTCTCGATAATAAACTCGCGAAGCTTCTTGATGCCATCAAATTCAGCTTCCCACTCCAAACGCTCTTTGCTCTTGTAGCGTTCGTGTGAACCAGAAGTCGAGTGGCCTTGCGGTTGTGTTACTTCTTCAACATGTATCAGCACTGGAACGTGTTCCTTGCGACAGTAAGCAATCGCCTCTTCGTAGGTTTTGACCAAGTGCGCGTAATCCCAACCTTTGGTCTTGTAGATGCGGATTCCCGTTTCTGAATTCTCCTTTACAAAACCAGCTAACGCCTCAGAAATACTCTCTTTTACGGTCTGATATTTCTTCGGAACGGAAATACCGTAACCATCATCCCAAATAGAAATGGCCAAAGGAACTTGCGTTACCGCAGCTGCATTCATGGTTTCCCAGAAATGCCCTTCGGATGTACTGGCATCGCCAATGGTTCCGAAAGCAACCTCGTTTCCTTTGTTGGAGAACTGCGTGAATTGATACAATTCCTTGTTCTCGCGATAAATTTTGGAAGCATGCGCCAACCCCAGCAAACGTGGCATTTGACCCGCAGTTGGCGAGAGGTCGGATGCGCTGTTCTTCTGCTCCATCAGATTCTTCCAAGAACCATCTTCGTTGATAGAGCGGGTAGAGAAGTGGCCGTTCATGGAACGACCGGCAGATGATGGATCAGCCTCCAAACTTGGGTGAGCGTAAAGCTGCGCGAAGAATTCTTGAATGGTGAGCAATCCGCAAGCCATCATGAAGGTTTGATCGCGGTAGTACCCAGAACGGAAATCACCGTTCTGAAATGCCTTAGCCATCGCGATCTGTGCAATCTCCTTTCCATCTCCGAAGATGCCGAACTTGGCTTTTCCTGTAAGAACCTCTTTCCGTCCGATCAAACTGGCCTGACGACTTTCCAGGGCCAAGCGGAAATCACTCAGAACTTCCTGCTTGAATTCATCCTTGCTAAGTGCCTTTTTTGAGTTCGTTTTTACGTCTTCTTCCGTCATTCCTACACCCGTTTTTAGGGCTTGCGAATATACGAAAAAGGCCGCCTCGTGCTTGACGGGCGACCTTCTTCGACCTGCTGGTTCGGTTAAAGTTTCAGGAAATTTGAACTGGAAACTCCTTGGTCGGAAACAACCGTAACGAAGTAATTCCCTCGGTTCAATGAACTGATGTCTAACCGATGTGGTGCTGCACCATTCTGTGTCAGCTGCTGCTGAATGACCACTTGGCCAAGGTTGTTTGAGATGATGAGTTCCGATTTTCCAGAACTGCTGAGCGGTTGCAGCAATTGGAGTTCATTCTCGGCTGGATTCGGATAAATACTGATGGGGTTTGTGGCAACTTCTTCGTGTATACCGACTGAACCTTCTGGAAGGAAGAGTTCGAGGCCATCGTTGGCCGTGCCGAGCCACAGATTTCCTTCGGAATCGAAGTTGAGACAACGGATGTTGCTCGATGTAAGATTTGAATTCTGCGCGGTGATGACATGGAAGCTCTGCTCATTGAACTGAATGACGCCTCCATTCGTAGCGAAGAACTTCTTGCCAGATGCTTGACATACGCCTTCGAACACGTTGTGGAAACTGTAGCCGATGTTCTGGTAGTTGTACACGTGCCAGTTGTCATTTGCGTCTTTGCGTGCCAGGCCATCGTCCGTTCCAAACCAGATGGCACCGTCTTGGTCGAATGTGATGCAGCGTACCTGATTGTTCGGAAGGTCGCTGTTTGACATGTTGTACGTGTTCCAATTCTGTCCATCGAAGTAGGAAACGCCACCGTTGTAGGTTCCTATCCACGGATGCCCCAATTGGTCGAG includes the following:
- a CDS encoding T9SS type A sorting domain-containing protein, which encodes MKTAFLSTILSISILYANAVGNGAWMHFNQGNSPLPSNSITAVQTVEDGVWVGTDAGLAFYDGTDWSVFTTETSALPHDQIHDIYKDAQNTVWVATDGGIVKITDINWEIFTETNSGLPSNLTRSISSDSEGNIWVGTWGSGLAKMTGNDWTVYNTGNSNLPSNGIFVIELDQLGHPWIGTYNGGVSYFDGQNWNTYNMSNSDLPNNQVRCITFDQDGAIWFGTDDGLARKDANDNWHVYNYQNIGYSFHNVFEGVCQASGKKFFATNGGVIQFNEQSFHVITAQNSNLTSSNIRCLNFDSEGNLWLGTANDGLELFLPEGSVGIHEEVATNPISIYPNPAENELQLLQPLSSSGKSELIISNNLGQVVIQQQLTQNGAAPHRLDISSLNRGNYFVTVVSDQGVSSSNFLKL